GATATTAATTTCATCAATATGATTATTAAGAGCTTAGTGCACCAGAGCAAAATATGCAGTCAGGCAAAATTTGAAAAGTTAACCTGAAGATTATGGCTGGTTCAGATGAAGAAACATTTGAGGGAGCTGTACAATCTCCATACACAAAATGAACAGAACCAGCATCTAATATGATATCGTCATCTGGAGGGCTAATAGGTTCATTCACATTCAATGAATGGTATCCAGCAGCGTCCCACTTAGACAGCTTCTTTTCTTCTGCCTTCTTCTTTGCAATCTCAAGTTTTTGACTCTTTTCCTCATCTAAGTTCCTTCTGCTTCTCAAGTCAATGATTGAGTCACAACTTGATTTAGAAACTTCCTCAAATTTTTTAACCCAAGAGAGATAAGAAGCTTCATCAAGATCAAGATCACAAGAGAGAGAAGCAGAACCTCTTTCCTTAACATCATATCCTTTTAAAACGTTTCTTGGATTGACCTCAAATTTCCTGTCATCCTTATCAAATGTTTGTTCATCACGAATAGCAATCACCTTGTCAGCCATTGCATTAATTTCTGTTAAGTCCATTTCCTTGTCTTTTCCATCATTGATCTCATTGGGATCAAACATACGCAACCCAACTATGATGGATTTCAAATCACTAGTTCCAACTTCAGTTAAATTTTTATCATCatgttccagaatattatcacCTGTAACATTGAGGCTCAGCTGCAATTTTCTTTCTGCCCTCCGCATAATTACCTACAGTGTAACATGTGAGTCCTCATAGTACATGCAAATAGCCTCCACAGTCAAAGAATAATAAATGTAACAAACAGAAACATACTTCCTCCACTGTATGTTCAGTAACAAGGTTTATACACAAAACATGATTCATCTGGCCAATTCTATGTGCTCTCTGCAAAGCTTGTCTGTCCACCTGCGGGTTCCAATCTTGCTCGTAGAATATAACCTAAAGAATATCATGCAACACAAAATACTATAAAATGTTTTAAACTTATAATTCGTGAATCAATATGGTTGGTGAAGTACATCTATTTCTCAATCTCCTAGTTACTAATAATTCtctatttaatttacttttcaATAGATGCCTAACACACACTCGTCACTACTTATTATCTTCATTTCAATTACTACAGATTTGGTAATCTTATGGTAAAACATTTTCAAGATAATGATTGGCACTGAATGCAGGCATCATAGACTTTATCAGCTTTCCAACTTGTCCACTATTTTTCGATTGTAGATTCTCCTGTCTCCATCCTAGTTTCACAAGCTTCAAAGTTTTGGTGTTCTGTCTGATAAAATATACCTAAAGTTGGTTTCTTAACTGAGAGAATTGTCGAGCTATGTCTGCAGTTACTTAAAACATTTAAAGTAATAGCCATGCTATGTCTGTCTACTTAGGACTTAGGAGTATAGATACTTGTCACATTGATTGATGGTTATTCTTGTTTTTTGTTGCTTCAATTTTTGTCTTTTCAATGAAATGTTGATCATGTCTCACTACAAAAGCAGGAAATTCTCAAGAAAAATGGATGGAAACCTCAGACAAACTTGTTACGTTgcacatataaatataaatgcataaaaaaaataaactaaaaaagaCAAGAAAATGAATCAGTAATCAGGTTCTAGTTTCAAAAAGGCTTACAGCTAGATAAAACTCACAGTATCAGCAGCCACAAGATTCAAGCCAACTCCCCCAGCTCTTGTTGAGATCATAAAAACAAAAGCTCCATTTTGGTCAGCTTCAAAATTCAAGCCTGTATTAGCTGATGAGTTGCTGAAACTTCTTATTGCAGCAAAGCGCTCCTCAGCTCTAATTGATCCATCAAGACGCTCATAAGAATACTTACGTAACTCCAGAAAATCCTATATTAGAATTGAAGAACATTTCATCAATTTACCCATTTAACTAATACAACGCATTCCCTACATTGGTAGAAAGATTTTACCTGCAAAATGTCAAGTGTATGTGTCATCTGAGCAAAAAGAAGAACACGATGGCCATAATGATGTAGCTTTCTAAGAAGTTGGTCCAGAATCAATAGCTTACCACTGGCCTGAATAGAAAAGGATGATAAGTATGTTCAAAGAAAGAATGATGGTGCAATAGCAAAGTGTATATTTATGTACAACAGAATCTGACAAGAACAattattttgtctaaaaaagTCCTTGGGCCTATTTTGACTGATAAGCAAGAGCTGGAGCAATTGTTAGACCAAACCCCAATAGAACCCATAATATGGAAGGTTGTTGGATAGAACCGTATTAATGTTCCACCATCCAAGTAGTTTTTGCTAAATAGTGTTGTAGTTGTAGTTAATATTAGTATTTAGAGTTGCAGCCATGGACCTAGAGAATATCATGCATACACCGAGGAAGTAGTTATCCTATTAATATCCTTGTAAATATAAATTGTATTTAGTACTAAGTGTATAAATAGAATATCAGTTGAGTGCAAAATCACTCAAGCACATTCAGAAAAATTagtttttcttcctatttttcaCGTGGCATCATATCTCCAGTTCTAGGGGACTTTCTGCAGTTAGCTTTACTTGATAATCTGGTTGGTTGTACTGGCAGGCATAATTTAAACTTGACTGGGCACCTCGTACTGTCAAGAGAATCACCAGGAAGACAAATCTTTAGGCTTCAATATTGGACTTCCCAATCAAGAGTCTTATAAACAATTCTAGTTGTGATTGACAAACTTTCAAAGTATGGGCATTTCTACCATTGAATCATCCTTATGTTGCGAGGAAGGTTGTTGAAGTATTTACAAAGGAGGTAGGAGGAGGCAATGTGCTTACGTGGAGTCCCACCGACTATGGTGGGTGACAGGGACCTTTTGTTTATTTACCTTTTAAGGTGAGTTATTACACCTGCAAGACACTTGAAGATGAGCTCATCATACCATCTAGAAATGGGCGGTGAAATTGAGGTTGTTAACAGATGATTAGAATCTACTTATAGTGTTGCACTTGAGTTGTCTATTTCTTTAATATTCTTTTCTCACTTTCATTGCCATTTTTATCCTCTTGTATGGGAGATGCATTACTAACACATGATTAAGAGTACAAGATAAAACAGAAACATGCTATAACAGTGACTGTGTGACTTAAGAGCCCAAGGTAGGATAAGTCCAAAGTTATCTAGTACAAACATAAGTGTGATAATTACCTGAATCAGATGTTCACCTTCTTCGTAAGGTTCGGGTTCAATACCCGGAAAGAGATAAGGATGGCTGCATGCTTTTCTTAGTTGTAATACCTAAGAGAGTGAATCATACTTACCATTAACCACaaggtgaaagaaaaaatagaaaaaagcaAGATATGTAGGTGATATATGACAAAACAAACGAATATGAACTAAATTTAAATCAATgcaaatatagaaatagaatGAAACCACATAATCAAATTCATTGGATTATACTTTCATACGCCAATGAAATCCAACAAATTGCACGAGGCAAAGACTATAAACCTACTTTATAGTTTttcttgagaaaaataaaataagagaataGGAGAGAAATATGCATAAAACCATGTCTAAACTACACCACGGAGATTTTATTACGTCGGCTCAGAAACAAATCAATACTCAATCAGCAGCATTGATTACAATGGAATATGCTAgaatatatatactattaactTAACAATATCAATAGGAATAGTGTACCTAAACTAAAATTAACAGTCTCGAATAATGGTTATTTTTATCTCATAGAAGTATTGCATTTGAAATAAAACTATACTCCTATGTTGTTTAAGGTAATCATGCAAAAACTAAGAAAACTTATAAATAGCTTTAATtatagaaaaatgaaattgcATTTAACTAAATTCCCTTtactaaaataaacaaatatcatCACTCCATTAAAGTTGCCTCACATAACGttctattaaatttaaaataccaAGACGGCAATGAAGTTGAAATGGTAACTAACAGCTTCTTGGTTTTccaaaacatttgaaaaatagaaacaaaacattttttttcaaaaatggaAAATGATTACCAAATATGAATCAATCTAGCATCTTCCTCAAAGCATACTGGAACTAGAGAATTTGctaaaaacatatattaaaaaagcAAGAGCTTCACTAACAGTATTCTGTAATGATTGGTGATTTGATGTTCCAGAAGATAGTGCAACTAGCTTCGGAAGTTCTTTCCTCAGTATCGACATGCAGACCTTTTTTTGCAGGCTGACAAGGGGTACTAACCTGGAATGGGATGGAACAGCTTTGCATATTTTAGTTATCATAAATTACAGCTTCATTGAAATAAAATGTGTTAGCTACTATCTAGTCAGAACAATGTACAACATACACTGTTGTCTCAGTGAGAGGTGGCAGCACTAAACTTCCGGACTCCATAAGCTTTGATTTGGTTCGTCGTAGCATAAAAGCAGTCAATACATTTCTCAGGATTTGAAGTCGCTCCTTTACCTTTGGAGAATCATGAACTGCTCAGAAACAAAGCTCCCACAATCAGAAAAGTCTAAAAGCAAGACAATAATTTGGTTCCCCTTTTAATACTTTTTTGCATAGTCATAGAGCACTCAATCGGATGATAAACCTTCAATCCTGTGGCTAGCCTCTTCAAATCCTTTAAACTAATTACACTAATAATCATATACAACAAATGGATCAAGATCTACAGTAGAGAACTCAGATTCTGTAAGTGTGGAACAAACTTCTAAGAGATCCAAAACAATTTACAATCCAGTGATGCTAAGttataaaacaaaatgataATACTGACCTGAGGTAAGATCACTGATGTCCCTGAATGTAGAAAGGAACTGATCTAGTGTCCCAAAGACAGATGGCATGCAAAAATACATCAACGCCCACAGTTCAGAAAGGTTATTCTGAATAGGTGTGCCCGTCATCAACAACCGTCTTGGCATGATATAGCGGTCTTTGAGAACATTAAATAAAACCTGTAAAGTTTAAGAAGTTTAACTACAACAGTCCAATAATCTCAGAGGCTGTATGACTAAATTGTCTTTTATGTTTTGACAATCGAACTGTCTGAAATTCAGGGTTTGTACCTATTAAACCTAAATAGCTCATGACATGAAATATATTCCAACAGAAATAGCCAAAGATAGACCATTTGCCTCTACATCTCGCTTAATGTTTTGAGTGATAGCTATACATTACATATGATCAACCATCCTTATCCGTTCTTTTAAGAATCTTCACAAGCTCAAGCCACCTAAGGAGAGACTCCACCATCTTTTCTACAATAGGGACTACCCCGATTTACTCTCTAATGAGTGCATCTTATAATCCTATCTTCTCTTGTGCGTCACTTATCTATCAAAGCATTCTCATCTATGCGACACTACATCTCATTTCTTGTCAGGTTTATACTGCCCAACATTACGTTCCCGGCAAAATTGCATATCTTATAGTAGTGCCGTACAATTTCCCTTTTAAGTATGCTTGGTACTCCGGCAAAAATAACCAATTCTACTTCTCAAGGCAACATGTCTTGTTTCTCCTCACTAACTCCCTAATTAACCCATAAACTAACTATTGTTTACCATcaatcccccccccccccccacacacacacacacaaacactcACTTTCCAACAGGATCCCATTGCATTAAATATGCAGATCATGACGTAAATGACAAAGTGGACCAATAATTCTGAAAGACCCATTTCTAGAAGTCTAACAACTTCAAACTTTTCTTCCCCGTTATCGCAGGGCTGACGATGATGATTAATTTCTCCACAACATCTGCTTCCATCTCCTTCTTACATGTTTCCCTGTTACCAAAAAACTAGTCTtttggaacttttttttttttttgaacggctaGTCTTTGGGAACTTTGATCAATGCTCTACTCGCTATCGGTTCCTTCCCTCCCTCTCATCAACCCCGTCAGATTCTACTTCTATTTTCTTGTCCTCTTCAATTGATGCTCTTGATTCTCTTCTTGCTCCATCCAcccaattttattcttttactacCAAGGTTCTTGAACAAAGGAAGTTCATCttcgtttttgttttctttctgcACAGAAACTGAATCTTGAAGATATACACCAAGGTCTAGTTGAAATGCCATGAGCAGTGCCTTCTCAAAGGTGAAAAATGTAGTATTTCTATTGATTTCTTTCCACCAAACCACCACGTAGAGTGTCTCCATTCAATGCCTATTTGTGGGTGCGGCGGCACCTATTTGTTTGAAAATTGATGAGCCACCAATAGGCTTCTTAGCTCAATTTTCACACCAATAGGCATCGCTGCTCCCATAAAATATGAGCATTGTTCTTGAAGTTATTTTCATACTAAATTCAACCCACAGCTCCAAGACTAGAGCTCTGAAACCAGTTGAAAGCAACTGGTTCAGATTATGGACTTGCGCAATTCTAATTCCCACAAAATGGTTAACTTTCCCTCTAAACCCCCCAATTTCTATTTATTGGCAACATCCATTATTTCTCTTAACTAACTTCCTAATTAATCCATAAACTAACTAAGGTTGACCTATCGATAGCCTGGTCCCAACCAATAAGTCTTTCACCAAATTAATAAATGCAATACCTATGACTGCTGCTGATCAATAAAAACGAAAGTAATACGAAAAATGTAACATACAGAAACATACTGTTAATTGAATACTATAGGTAGGCATTCAAGTTATTTTCAACATACACTTGATGGGTTTTTAAGCCTTTGGGCTTCATCGATGATTGCATACTGCCATGGTatttgagaaagaaaatccttATCCATCAGTGCAATGTCATATGATGTTAACAGCACATCAAAAGGCAAAATGGCCTGCTAAAAAATTTGATTGCAATAATTATCAGTGGAAGTTCATTAATATACAACGATTGCAAGAAAAGTTATCCAGAATCAATGAATCGGTGAAACTATAGCAAACTCACATTATCTGTTGGCTGCCTTGTTACATGCTCATGTG
This genomic interval from Trifolium pratense cultivar HEN17-A07 linkage group LG6, ARS_RC_1.1, whole genome shotgun sequence contains the following:
- the LOC123892474 gene encoding probable helicase CHR10 isoform X3, whose protein sequence is MNLRYEQRLQVAARIILDDDASSCDAPPSEEELGIRATLKPHQVEGVSWLIRRYKLGVNVVLGDEMGLGKTLQAISFLSYLKVHQLSHGPFLVICPLSVTDGWVSEIVKYAPKLEVLKYVGDKDCRRSLRMKTHEHVTRQPTDNQAILPFDVLLTSYDIALMDKDFLSQIPWQYAIIDEAQRLKNPSSVLFNVLKDRYIMPRRLLMTGTPIQNNLSELWALMYFCMPSVFGTLDQFLSTFRDISDLTSVHDSPKVKERLQILRNVLTAFMLRRTKSKLMESGSLVLPPLTETTVLVPLVSLQKKVCMSILRKELPKLVALSSGTSNHQSLQNTVLQLRKACSHPYLFPGIEPEPYEEGEHLIQASGKLLILDQLLRKLHHYGHRVLLFAQMTHTLDILQDFLELRKYSYERLDGSIRAEERFAAIRSFSNSSANTGLNFEADQNGAFVFMISTRAGGVGLNLVAADTVIFYEQDWNPQVDRQALQRAHRIGQMNHVLCINLVTEHTVEEVIMRRAERKLQLSLNVTGDNILEHDDKNLTEVGTSDLKSIIVGLRMFDPNEINDGKDKEMDLTEINAMADKVIAIRDEQTFDKDDRKFEVNPRNVLKGYDVKERGSASLSCDLDLDEASYLSWVKKFEEVSKSSCDSIIDLRSRRNLDEEKSQKLEIAKKKAEEKKLSKWDAAGYHSLNVNEPISPPDDDIILDAGSVHFVYGDCTAPSNVSSSEPAIIFSCVDTSGRWGHGGMFDALTKLSSSISEAYERASEHGDLHLGDLHLIRLEDGSDDQNLDGNASNMVALAVIQSYNPRRKIPRSEISLVHLESCLSKAAFSAAQNSASIHMPRIGYQDGSDRSQWYTIERLLRKYASMYNISIYV
- the LOC123892474 gene encoding probable helicase CHR10 isoform X1, whose protein sequence is MNLRYEQRLQVAARIILDDDASSCDAPPSEEELGIRATLKPHQVEGVSWLIRRYKLGVNVVLGDEMGLGKTLQAISFLSYLKVHQLSHGPFLVICPLSVTDGWVSEIVKYAPKLEVLKYVGDKDCRRSLRMKTHEHVTRQPTDNQAILPFDVLLTSYDIALMDKDFLSQIPWQYAIIDEAQRLKNPSSVLFNVLKDRYIMPRRLLMTGTPIQNNLSELWALMYFCMPSVFGTLDQFLSTFRDISDLTSVHDSPKVKERLQILRNVLTAFMLRRTKSKLMESGSLVLPPLTETTVLVPLVSLQKKVCMSILRKELPKLVALSSGTSNHQSLQNTVLQLRKACSHPYLFPGIEPEPYEEGEHLIQASGKLLILDQLLRKLHHYGHRVLLFAQMTHTLDILQDFLELRKYSYERLDGSIRAEERFAAIRSFSNSSANTGLNFEADQNGAFVFMISTRAGGVGLNLVAADTVIFYEQDWNPQVDRQALQRAHRIGQMNHVLCINLVTEHTVEEVIMRRAERKLQLSLNVTGDNILEHDDKNLTEVGTSDLKSIIVGLRMFDPNEINDGKDKEMDLTEINAMADKVIAIRDEQTFDKDDRKFEVNPRNVLKGYDVKERGSASLSCDLDLDEASYLSWVKKFEEVSKSSCDSIIDLRSRRNLDEEKSQKLEIAKKKAEEKKLSKWDAAGYHSLNVNEPISPPDDDIILDAGSVHFVYGDCTAPSNVSSSEPAIIFSCVDTSGRWGHGGMFDALTKLSSSISEAYERASEHGDLHLGDLHLIRLEDGSDDQNLDGNASNMVALAVIQSYNPRRKIPRSEISLVHLESCLSKAAFSAAQNSASIHMPRIGYQDGSDRSQWYTIERLLRKYASMYNISIYVYYYRKSR
- the LOC123892474 gene encoding probable helicase CHR10 isoform X2, with amino-acid sequence MNLRYEQRLQVAARIILDDDASSCDAPPSEEELGIRATLKPHQVEGVSWLIRRYKLGVNVVLGDEMGLGKTLQAISFLSYLKVHQLSHGPFLVICPLSVTDGWVSEIVKYAPKLEVLKYVGDKDCRRSLRMKTHEHVTRQPTDNAILPFDVLLTSYDIALMDKDFLSQIPWQYAIIDEAQRLKNPSSVLFNVLKDRYIMPRRLLMTGTPIQNNLSELWALMYFCMPSVFGTLDQFLSTFRDISDLTSVHDSPKVKERLQILRNVLTAFMLRRTKSKLMESGSLVLPPLTETTVLVPLVSLQKKVCMSILRKELPKLVALSSGTSNHQSLQNTVLQLRKACSHPYLFPGIEPEPYEEGEHLIQASGKLLILDQLLRKLHHYGHRVLLFAQMTHTLDILQDFLELRKYSYERLDGSIRAEERFAAIRSFSNSSANTGLNFEADQNGAFVFMISTRAGGVGLNLVAADTVIFYEQDWNPQVDRQALQRAHRIGQMNHVLCINLVTEHTVEEVIMRRAERKLQLSLNVTGDNILEHDDKNLTEVGTSDLKSIIVGLRMFDPNEINDGKDKEMDLTEINAMADKVIAIRDEQTFDKDDRKFEVNPRNVLKGYDVKERGSASLSCDLDLDEASYLSWVKKFEEVSKSSCDSIIDLRSRRNLDEEKSQKLEIAKKKAEEKKLSKWDAAGYHSLNVNEPISPPDDDIILDAGSVHFVYGDCTAPSNVSSSEPAIIFSCVDTSGRWGHGGMFDALTKLSSSISEAYERASEHGDLHLGDLHLIRLEDGSDDQNLDGNASNMVALAVIQSYNPRRKIPRSEISLVHLESCLSKAAFSAAQNSASIHMPRIGYQDGSDRSQWYTIERLLRKYASMYNISIYVYYYRKSR